taattgagaataaatatatataaattttagtatattaatttaaatatttaaaaaaatttcttgatCGTattattccaaaaaaaaaaatataatttctaggAGATAGAGAGGAGACATGATTGAGCGTGGAACTGCTAAGATTCGCCCACCCTGCTGTTTTTGGGTATAAAAACTTCTACCAATATTTTGAGTCATCTTGTGTAGGGTTAAATTTATcttcatttaaattaatgtataatattatcaaaatattatcaataaaataaataatattattaaaaaaataaataatttcatcaaaacgataaacaaatttaatttaaattagattattaaactaaaactctaacttgaattcaattcgTTTGTGCTAATCGTGAATTTGAACCCAAAAAATTGTAACAACACTCAAAAAGTTGTAATAAGAGACAAGGACTTATACTTAACGGCAACTAACAAACACCAAAAAGGTTTGTCAAAACTTCCCTTTCTCTTCTCTGCCACCATCTTCAATACCTCTCTCACTTTCCCACACTTTCACGCATGGGCAAACCACCGGTCCAAGTCAACTTTCCTTCTGTCCAAACACCCactattatatataattcactTTCCTCTTCTTTCCCTGATCCCTTGTGCTTCCACAACCTCCTCCTTCCTTCCTTTTTTCTCTCCATATATTTCTACCTCCATATAAATTCAACTAGGGTTTCCATTTTCTCAATGAGAAAGCCTTGCTGTGACAAGCAGGACACCAACAAAGGCGCCTGGTCCAAACAAGAAGACCAGAAACTTATTGATTATATTCGAAAACACGGCGAAGGTTGCTGGCGAACTCTCCCTCAAGCTGCAGGTATCTTTccatctatttatttatttatctatatatcattctgaaacgaaattgaaatcaaGCATCTTGAATTCTGAGATGACATTGAaatcatttcttttatattttggaaCATTTGTCGTATTACAACTGGGAAaagaaacttttttttcttccaaatctttattttttgttgtttgaatcTATTTTTTAAGTGTAAGTTTATAATGGGGTACGTTTTGAATTGTTGTCGATCAGGGCTACTTCGCTGTGGTAAAAGTTGTAGACTGAGATGGATAAATTATCTTCGGCCTGACCTGAAAAGAGGCAACTTTGCCGAGGATGAAGAAGATCTCATCATCAAACTTCATGCACTCCTTGGCAATAGGTTAAACAAAATTTCTCTTTCGcgaaatttttctttcttgttcttcCACTTTCTTGACACGTGAAGAGTAAAAAGAATGTGAACGATATATATTGCTAGGAAAAACTGTGGGAGGTATCGacttatcatttttcttttttggtcaattctatttttttattaaataaaattgcaattttaaaattttatgtcaaaaggACCAaatgattaaacttttattattattttttaagataccAAACAAATCACGTTgtttctaaaataaaacaaaacaaataatcataattgTGTTAATTTGTTTAGTATTTTCagtgaaaaatattgaaaattaggTTTATtctataagaaattttaaaagttttattcatttaataagaaatatgagatttaaatctttttaattagaaataaataaagtttgttctctttaacaaaaaaattaattttggtttaatacttttaaatattgttatccCTATTTATTTGGAGTACATTTTTGCTTTTGTGCCAATTAAGCTCttgaattactatttttttaatggtgtttttatttttatttttcaggtGGTCACTGATAGCTGGAAGATTGCCTGGGCGTACAGACAATGAAGTGAAAAATTATTGGAATTCCCATTTAAGGAGGAAGCTTATAAACATGGGGATCGATCCAAATAATCATAGATTAAACCACAGTCTTCCTCGTCCTGCACATCCTATCTTGACGAGCATAGAaacaatacaaatgaaaaacgATATGAATAATACACAACGGTATGACAATGATCAAGTTTCTGATGCCAGAAGTTGCTTGGACGATGAGACACCACGTGGGTCGTTGACGTTGCCTGATTTGAACCTCGATCTCTCTATGAGCTTTCCTTCACCTTCTTCATCACTTGGTATTAATAGGGATGAAGATctggagaaaaaaaatcaacattgaTCGTAATCTAAGCCAAAAAGAACAAATGCCTTCTGACGCTGCCGCACTTGTTCTCTTCCAATAATCAGTCTCATTTTGCACAAATTAATTGTTCCAAATAGCCAATTAATAGAAATCGTCCCATTTTAGTCAGCTAGAAGAGGGTTGAGATTTTCTTGTATATTTTAGTAGTAATTgccttaaataatatatttttgacataAGTGTATTGAATTTCAAGTTAAATTTCATTTGCCTAAACTTAGGGCTGGACTTGAATTGAGCAAGCTTCTCTCGAATTACTATTCTAGTCCAATTCGAACTGGAGTTTCAGTTTgatagttcaatttgaatttttttatgatacGATAAATTTGGCCAGAGAAATTATTTATCCCATCAATGTTATTATTCATTCTACCAGCAAGCTCCAACGATAATTCCAACTAGTTTGAACGAGTTTGAGCCCACCATTTAGAATTTGTGCTAAACTTGAGTTAGCTGATGTTCAGTTGAATTCAATCGAATTCTAGCTAGAGTTTTGGGTTGTTGGGTTGACTCGAATCCCTCTTCAACCATACTAATCATCCCACCGATGATACTATTCATCTATTGCTAACCTTCGATGATATTTCTAGCCAATTTAAATGAGCTCAAATCCAAACTCAAGCCAACCTATGTTCAAACTTGGTTCGATTCAAATCTAGCCATACCTAATCTTACAAACTATATGTGAAAGCATGCatgaagattgaagaagaatttcataatttcactTCATATATCTTTAGATCTATAGATACTGAGACTGGCTGAATAAATTTGATGTGGGGACAAAGTTTTTGTTTGCGATAACGTGAGCCTACACTATGGATAATGCATTAAAATAGTATCCgtatgaaagaaaaaaacaaaaccagaaGATTCCAATCCAATATAAACCTTGAAATTTTGAACGAAAATGTTACTAACTTTCACGCCAAATTTAAGTCAAGTACCAAACATTCAAAGCAGAAACATTTGGTGCTTGAAATTTCTGGATTGACGCCAGTTTTTGCTCTGTAATTCTCTCTGTATTGTAGTAGTTGCATGTGCGTAGAAGTACCAACTAACATAAATTACAAGATATAAAGTTGACTATGTCACAATTCCTCGGAAAATTTTCAcagtttttttcccttttttttttctggtgcATGTGTGTCCTCCACGTTTATCTACCATTCAAATAGAGATTGGAGATAGGGTGAATCCAATCTGAGCTAGGTTGGACTGAATCCATAACATGGTCTAAATTAATGAATTGATTTCAGTTTGGAGTTTtagtttagtaataaaatttgggATCGACTCATTTGTTCATCTgatgatatttttattctatttgtgATATTATTAACCATTTTCATGATACTATTTACACTGTCGATGACTCTGTGATGAGATTGTACACTAACTTGAATAAACTTGAgcttgaattcaagtcaaacatTATGTCTTTAATCTGAGTCTGAGCTAGCCGATAGCTTGAATTAAATCCACCCTCAATTGAATCGATCAATAGCTCAGTTCATGTTCCAATGATATTATACAATGACTTGAATGAGctcgaattcaaattcaaattcaaatcaggCATAATACCTTCAATTTGAGCTGAGCTACCAAGCTTGAGTTGGCCAATAGCTCAGCTTGAATTCACCACTATTTGAAGATACCCCCTGATGAGTTCCTTATTACAAGGATTTTCCCCTCTCCATATTTGTTGTCAAGGAGATTGAGATTGCTTTGCCTAAATGGCTTACGTGAATTCAATTTTGTCTTAcgataaatatcattttttaaatgttcAAATGCTTTTGATCAATGttagtagatttttttttgttatatatgaag
This sequence is a window from Mangifera indica cultivar Alphonso chromosome 5, CATAS_Mindica_2.1, whole genome shotgun sequence. Protein-coding genes within it:
- the LOC123215460 gene encoding myb-related protein 308-like, yielding MRKPCCDKQDTNKGAWSKQEDQKLIDYIRKHGEGCWRTLPQAAGLLRCGKSCRLRWINYLRPDLKRGNFAEDEEDLIIKLHALLGNRWSLIAGRLPGRTDNEVKNYWNSHLRRKLINMGIDPNNHRLNHSLPRPAHPILTSIETIQMKNDMNNTQRYDNDQVSDARSCLDDETPRGSLTLPDLNLDLSMSFPSPSSSLGINRDEDLEKKNQH